A portion of the Natronococcus sp. AD-5 genome contains these proteins:
- a CDS encoding NDP-sugar synthase encodes MKAVVLAGGYATRMWPITKHRPKMFLPIGDATVIDRIFEELEADGRIDEVYVSTNKRFASDFEAHLADSEFDKPTLSVEETTEEDDKFGVVGALAQLIDRESVDDDLLIVAGDNLMSFDVSDFLDYFQDHDAPTLAAYDVGSREKAKSYGLVDLEGDRVVDFQEKPDDPKSTLVSIACYAFPRDALSLLSTYLGDGNNPDEPGWFVQWLQNREPTYAYTFEGAWFDIGTPESYLDAVAWHLDGKSLVAESASLENATIGDNVHVMDDVTLTETNLDHAVIFPEARVENADIRRSIIDEGTRLEDLDLAGALIGAHTTITNGSSE; translated from the coding sequence ATGAAGGCCGTCGTCCTTGCAGGCGGATACGCGACCCGAATGTGGCCGATCACGAAGCATCGTCCGAAGATGTTCCTTCCGATCGGCGACGCCACGGTCATCGATCGGATCTTCGAAGAGCTCGAGGCGGACGGCCGGATCGACGAGGTCTACGTGAGCACGAACAAACGGTTCGCGTCCGACTTCGAGGCCCACCTCGCCGACAGCGAGTTCGACAAGCCGACGCTCTCGGTCGAGGAGACGACCGAAGAGGACGACAAGTTCGGCGTGGTCGGCGCGCTCGCCCAGCTGATCGACCGGGAGAGCGTCGACGACGATCTGCTGATCGTCGCCGGCGACAACCTGATGAGTTTCGACGTCTCGGACTTTCTCGACTACTTCCAGGACCACGACGCGCCGACGCTCGCCGCGTACGACGTCGGCTCCCGCGAAAAGGCCAAATCCTACGGCCTGGTCGACCTCGAGGGCGACCGCGTCGTCGACTTCCAGGAGAAACCGGACGACCCGAAGAGCACGCTGGTGTCGATCGCCTGTTACGCGTTCCCCCGGGACGCCCTCTCCCTGCTCTCGACGTATCTCGGGGACGGGAACAACCCCGACGAACCCGGCTGGTTCGTCCAGTGGCTCCAGAACCGGGAACCCACCTACGCCTACACCTTCGAAGGGGCGTGGTTCGACATCGGGACCCCCGAGAGTTACCTCGACGCCGTCGCCTGGCACCTCGACGGCAAGTCGCTCGTCGCCGAGTCGGCGAGCCTCGAGAACGCGACGATCGGCGACAACGTCCACGTGATGGACGACGTGACGCTGACGGAGACAAATCTCGACCACGCGGTCATCTTCCCGGAGGCGCGCGTCGAAAACGCCGACATCCGGCGCTCGATCATCGACGAGGGAACCCGCCTCGAGGACCTCGATCTCGCCGGCGCGCTCATCGGGGCGCACACGACGATCACGAACGGGTCGTCCGAGTAG
- a CDS encoding helix-turn-helix domain-containing protein — translation MSLFGEFHVPAEAFALHETLRAVPDLVVEVERVVASDEILTPYFWISGVDNDAFERATASDPTVRDVRHIDDYDRSTLYCAEWTENVESLVYASTEVGVTILEASAQHDEWELRMRFTDRDGLDEFQSYCADYDIPYRLTQLFARAHPRGVGQYGLTEKQHEALVTAWEMGYFSSQTISLADVADELDITQQSLSKRLHRGHEALIGNTLAVTPPAEESSVAE, via the coding sequence ATGAGTCTCTTTGGGGAATTTCACGTACCCGCCGAAGCGTTCGCGCTTCACGAAACGCTTCGGGCCGTTCCCGATCTCGTCGTCGAAGTCGAGCGCGTCGTCGCGAGCGACGAAATTCTCACACCGTATTTCTGGATCTCCGGCGTCGATAACGACGCCTTCGAGCGGGCGACCGCGTCCGATCCGACCGTTCGAGACGTCCGACACATCGACGACTACGACCGCTCGACGCTGTACTGCGCGGAGTGGACCGAGAACGTCGAGTCGCTGGTCTACGCCTCCACGGAAGTCGGCGTCACGATCCTCGAGGCGTCCGCACAGCACGACGAGTGGGAGCTTCGAATGCGGTTTACGGACCGCGACGGACTCGACGAGTTCCAGTCATACTGCGCCGACTACGACATCCCGTACCGACTCACGCAGCTGTTCGCGCGCGCCCATCCGCGCGGCGTCGGACAGTACGGGTTGACCGAAAAACAGCACGAGGCGCTCGTCACCGCCTGGGAGATGGGTTACTTCTCGTCGCAGACCATCTCGCTCGCGGACGTCGCCGACGAACTCGACATCACGCAGCAATCGCTCTCCAAACGCTTACACCGGGGCCACGAGGCGCTGATCGGGAATACGCTCGCCGTCACGCCGCCCGCCGAGGAATCGTCGGTCGCCGAGTAA
- the sppA gene encoding signal peptide peptidase SppA, with protein sequence MISSEGIGRLVIVAVGAAVFAAIGVALFVVYPETLADLAGVLVALAVVVLGVRIAGSIADTLFPGYDVAEVTVEGPITRNGGGRFPSSPRSTPADDIVEQIDRANDDDSVDALLLKLNTPGGEVVPSDDIKLAAERFDGPTIAYATDVCASGGYWIASGCDELWARDGSIVGSIGVIGSRVNASDLADKVGLSYERFAAGEYKDAGSPLKKMDDGERAYLQGLIDDYYETFVERVSDGRGLEPEFVRETEARIYLGEQAHEMGLIDELGTRRDIEDELADRLEVGAVTVEEFEPQRPLMARVGGGARSLAYAFGAGIASVAGDRGFRLRF encoded by the coding sequence GTGATCAGTAGCGAAGGAATCGGCCGACTCGTCATCGTCGCGGTCGGCGCCGCGGTGTTCGCCGCGATCGGCGTCGCGCTGTTCGTCGTTTATCCGGAGACGCTCGCGGACCTCGCCGGCGTGCTCGTCGCCCTCGCCGTGGTCGTCCTCGGCGTTCGAATCGCCGGCTCGATCGCCGACACGCTGTTTCCCGGTTACGACGTCGCCGAGGTCACCGTCGAGGGACCGATCACCCGCAACGGCGGCGGACGGTTCCCCTCGAGCCCGCGCTCGACGCCGGCCGACGACATCGTCGAGCAGATCGACCGGGCGAACGACGACGACAGCGTCGACGCGCTCCTCCTGAAGCTGAACACGCCCGGCGGCGAGGTCGTTCCCAGCGACGACATCAAACTCGCGGCCGAGCGGTTCGACGGGCCGACGATCGCGTACGCGACCGACGTCTGCGCGAGCGGCGGGTACTGGATCGCGAGCGGTTGTGACGAACTCTGGGCGCGGGACGGTAGCATCGTGGGCTCGATCGGCGTCATCGGTTCGCGAGTCAACGCGAGCGACCTCGCCGACAAGGTCGGGCTCTCCTACGAACGATTCGCCGCGGGAGAGTACAAGGACGCCGGCAGCCCGTTGAAGAAGATGGACGACGGCGAGCGGGCGTACCTCCAGGGATTGATCGACGACTACTACGAGACGTTCGTCGAACGCGTCAGCGACGGCCGGGGCCTGGAGCCCGAGTTCGTTCGCGAGACCGAGGCCAGGATCTACCTCGGCGAGCAGGCCCACGAGATGGGACTTATCGACGAACTCGGCACCCGCCGCGATATCGAAGACGAGCTCGCGGACCGCCTCGAGGTCGGCGCGGTGACCGTCGAAGAATTCGAACCCCAACGGCCGCTGATGGCTCGCGTCGGCGGCGGCGCCAGGAGCCTCGCCTACGCGTTCGGCGCCGGAATCGCGAGCGTCGCCGGCGACCGAGGGTTTCGCCTCCGGTTTTGA
- a CDS encoding response regulator, which translates to MRSASAFGRETPLGGSGVDWKRTMTAHGNDFGDRNPRTREILLVEDNPGDVRLLEEAMDEAEISHRIHAVSDGRRALEFIQQRGRYEEAPRPDLVLLDLNLPQLSGDEVLDTLKTDADYCEIPVIMLTSSDTPENVRQAYRLGANAYLTKPVDPGKFVDLVQSIEQFWLATATLPPGR; encoded by the coding sequence GTGCGCTCGGCGAGCGCGTTCGGGAGGGAGACACCGCTCGGCGGATCCGGGGTTGACTGGAAACGGACGATGACCGCACACGGGAACGATTTTGGTGACCGGAACCCCCGGACGAGAGAAATACTGCTCGTCGAAGACAATCCCGGAGACGTCCGATTGCTCGAGGAGGCGATGGACGAAGCCGAGATTTCACACCGGATTCACGCCGTCTCCGACGGGCGACGGGCGCTCGAGTTCATCCAGCAGCGGGGACGGTACGAGGAAGCTCCGCGTCCGGACCTCGTTCTCCTCGATCTGAACCTGCCACAGCTGTCCGGCGACGAGGTTCTCGACACCCTCAAAACCGACGCCGATTACTGCGAAATTCCGGTGATCATGCTGACGAGCTCCGACACCCCCGAAAACGTGCGACAGGCCTATCGACTGGGCGCGAACGCCTATCTGACGAAACCCGTCGACCCCGGCAAGTTCGTCGATCTCGTGCAGTCGATCGAGCAGTTCTGGCTCGCGACCGCGACCCTTCCGCCCGGTCGCTGA
- a CDS encoding DUF7344 domain-containing protein produces the protein MTHTSHSDFDCVGFVLALLDWLEQRDESPEAVDEAFELLADERRRLLLEVMRTYGEEVTLPDAAEEVAVREDGRKVTELSAERVANVYISLYHDHMPRLVEAGLLEYDQERDLVIPVEVRDHTP, from the coding sequence ATGACTCACACGTCTCACTCGGATTTCGACTGCGTCGGGTTCGTCCTGGCGTTGCTCGACTGGCTCGAACAGCGCGACGAGTCGCCGGAAGCGGTCGACGAGGCCTTCGAGCTGCTGGCCGACGAGCGGCGTCGACTGCTGCTCGAGGTGATGCGCACCTACGGCGAGGAGGTCACGCTGCCGGACGCCGCCGAGGAGGTCGCGGTCCGCGAGGACGGCCGCAAGGTGACGGAGCTCTCCGCCGAGCGGGTCGCCAACGTCTACATTTCGCTGTACCACGACCACATGCCGCGGCTGGTCGAGGCTGGGCTGCTCGAGTACGACCAGGAGCGAGACCTGGTCATCCCGGTCGAGGTTCGGGATCACACGCCCTGA
- a CDS encoding tubulin/FtsZ family protein, which produces MKVALIGVGQAGGKVTERLVRFDAEMGFGAVQGALAVNSAKADLAGLEFVGTALIGTDRVNGHGVGANNELGTEIMQSDGEQVLDALDGRISSSAEAIFVVAGLGGGTGSGGAPVLVHRLQRVYDVPVYALGILPGRNEGSLYQANAGRSLKTLVREADATLLIDNDAWHEEGESVEGAFETINRKIARRVGLLFASGEAVDGVGESVVDSSEVINTLRSGGVATLGYASAAAAEDSAENINTVLTVSRQALLTGTGMPDATTADSALLVIAGKPDAIPRKGVEKARRWVEDETGSMQVRGGDFPLESDRLGALVLLGGAERSDRLEAFVERAREARTNDEADDDPAERFADDRLENLF; this is translated from the coding sequence ATGAAGGTTGCCCTGATCGGGGTCGGGCAGGCCGGTGGAAAGGTAACCGAGCGGCTCGTTCGGTTCGACGCGGAGATGGGATTCGGTGCTGTGCAGGGTGCACTGGCGGTCAATTCCGCGAAGGCGGATCTCGCGGGGCTCGAATTCGTCGGCACCGCGTTGATCGGCACCGACCGCGTGAACGGCCACGGCGTCGGCGCCAACAACGAACTCGGAACCGAGATCATGCAATCCGACGGCGAACAGGTGCTCGACGCCCTCGACGGCCGGATCTCCTCGAGCGCCGAGGCCATCTTCGTCGTCGCGGGGCTCGGCGGCGGCACCGGGAGCGGCGGCGCACCGGTCCTCGTTCACCGCCTCCAGCGAGTGTACGACGTCCCCGTGTACGCGCTCGGGATCCTGCCGGGACGCAACGAAGGCTCGCTCTACCAGGCCAACGCCGGACGGTCGCTGAAGACGCTCGTGCGCGAGGCCGACGCGACGCTGCTGATCGACAACGACGCCTGGCACGAAGAGGGAGAGAGCGTGGAAGGGGCGTTCGAGACGATCAACCGAAAGATCGCTCGACGGGTCGGACTGCTCTTCGCCTCGGGCGAGGCCGTCGATGGAGTCGGGGAAAGTGTCGTGGACTCGAGCGAGGTTATCAACACCCTTCGCTCGGGCGGCGTCGCGACGCTCGGTTACGCCAGCGCGGCCGCGGCCGAGGACAGCGCTGAGAACATCAACACCGTCCTCACCGTCTCCCGTCAGGCGCTGCTTACTGGCACCGGCATGCCCGATGCGACGACGGCCGATTCTGCCCTGCTGGTCATCGCGGGCAAACCCGACGCCATCCCCCGGAAGGGCGTCGAGAAAGCGCGGCGGTGGGTCGAGGACGAGACCGGGAGCATGCAGGTCCGCGGCGGCGACTTCCCGCTCGAGAGCGACCGACTCGGCGCGCTCGTCCTGCTCGGCGGCGCCGAACGCTCCGATCGGCTCGAGGCGTTCGTGGAACGCGCTCGCGAGGCGCGGACGAACGACGAAGCGGACGATGATCCCGCCGAACGGTTCGCCGACGACCGGCTCGAAAACCTGTTCTGA
- a CDS encoding coiled-coil protein: MVDESKNIELTEDDLENNSKGQLIKKAGQLRDRRNELNQMASERASKRDELNAKTREKVDEAQEHREKRDELNEKVQEHKDKRNELNAEANELFDRVEELKSDMELNEGKDLEELEEEIEQLEFKQQTEVLSSEEEKELIEKIESKREEYEERKGKLEQNEDLEELVEEAEDVRSEASKHHQKVTELADKAQEHHNQMIEAYREADDIRDEADEMHEKFVEAQEAADRHHEDFVRVQKRLRELDKQEEEERKSQRDKKKEEAKEEAEEIYQKFKEGETLDTEDLMKLQKTGLL, from the coding sequence ATGGTAGACGAATCGAAAAACATCGAACTGACAGAGGACGACCTCGAAAACAACTCCAAGGGACAGCTCATCAAGAAGGCCGGTCAGCTCCGAGACCGACGAAACGAGCTGAACCAGATGGCCTCCGAACGGGCCTCCAAGCGCGACGAACTCAACGCGAAGACGCGAGAGAAGGTCGACGAGGCCCAGGAACACCGCGAGAAGCGCGACGAGTTAAACGAGAAGGTCCAGGAGCACAAGGACAAGCGCAACGAGCTCAACGCCGAGGCCAACGAGCTGTTCGACCGCGTCGAGGAGCTCAAGTCGGACATGGAGCTCAACGAGGGCAAGGACCTCGAGGAACTCGAGGAGGAGATCGAACAGCTCGAGTTCAAACAGCAGACCGAGGTCCTCTCGAGCGAAGAGGAGAAGGAACTCATCGAGAAGATCGAGTCCAAGCGCGAGGAGTACGAGGAGCGCAAGGGGAAACTCGAGCAAAACGAGGACCTCGAGGAGCTCGTCGAGGAAGCCGAGGACGTTCGTTCCGAGGCCTCCAAGCACCACCAGAAGGTGACGGAGCTCGCTGACAAGGCCCAGGAACACCACAACCAGATGATCGAGGCCTACCGCGAGGCCGACGACATCCGCGACGAGGCCGACGAGATGCACGAGAAGTTCGTCGAGGCCCAGGAAGCCGCCGACCGCCACCACGAGGACTTCGTCCGCGTCCAGAAGCGCCTCCGCGAACTGGACAAACAGGAGGAAGAGGAGCGCAAGTCCCAGCGCGACAAGAAGAAAGAGGAGGCCAAAGAGGAGGCCGAAGAGATCTATCAGAAGTTCAAGGAAGGCGAGACCCTCGATACCGAGGACCTGATGAAGCTCCAGAAGACGGGACTGCTCTAA
- a CDS encoding DUF7344 domain-containing protein has translation MGHGSSELDVVFELLANHRRRRALAVLKTDDRRLTLNDLTKEIAVQESDARITEIPGEDVCDIFLSLQHIHAPKLAAFELIEYDRKRDIVEPTDRLETLEPYLSLATGADFDPEPRTGQTGAQ, from the coding sequence ATGGGACACGGCTCATCGGAGCTCGACGTCGTCTTCGAACTTCTCGCGAATCATCGGCGACGCCGGGCTCTTGCCGTGCTCAAGACCGACGACCGGCGGCTGACTTTGAACGACCTCACGAAGGAGATCGCCGTGCAGGAATCCGACGCGCGGATCACGGAAATTCCCGGGGAGGACGTGTGCGATATCTTTCTCTCGCTGCAGCACATCCACGCGCCCAAGCTCGCAGCGTTCGAGCTCATCGAGTACGATCGAAAACGGGACATCGTCGAGCCGACCGATCGGCTCGAGACCCTGGAACCGTACCTCTCGCTCGCGACGGGCGCCGATTTCGACCCCGAGCCGCGAACCGGCCAGACCGGCGCGCAGTGA
- a CDS encoding carboxylate--amine ligase, which produces MHEPRDDAAVLVPGIDAPSTVACLRSLHPRGVRTVVGAETSTTPAAFSRYCDEFVQLPDPTDDLLAYGDALLSIADRPDVETIIPVREEDVYSLARNREAFAAEIATPWPTFETLRRVQDRIELFEAADEAGVAAPETALLDEWDDWNRETIVKPRYTVAAPEYLGSAFDRGEIGSTVYQTPGKPPNEAACIEKRGHVPLVQERVPDSREYGFFALYDRGEPVATFQHCQRRGWKYCGGPSAYRESVYIPELETAGRALLDELEWHGLAMVEFLRDPRTEEFKLMEINPRFWSSLPFSVQTGADFPFYYWQLAMGEPIPGKPTYRAGIGGHLIRGELSYVHSVLTEEYPLVERPPLRTALRDVARSFVRQPRFDYAVTDDPVPFVRDSWNVLQDWIDDWTAQADEERSRTDESGKRPETDRDAADAPGSVTAE; this is translated from the coding sequence ATGCACGAACCCAGGGACGACGCGGCCGTTCTCGTGCCGGGGATCGACGCCCCGAGCACGGTCGCCTGTCTTCGTTCACTTCATCCACGCGGCGTCCGAACAGTCGTCGGCGCCGAGACTTCGACCACGCCGGCGGCGTTTTCGAGGTACTGCGACGAGTTCGTTCAGCTTCCGGATCCGACCGACGATCTGCTCGCCTACGGCGACGCCCTTCTCTCGATCGCCGATCGGCCCGACGTCGAGACGATCATCCCGGTCCGCGAGGAGGACGTCTACTCCCTCGCACGAAACCGCGAGGCGTTCGCGGCGGAGATCGCGACGCCCTGGCCGACGTTCGAGACGCTCCGGCGGGTCCAGGACCGAATCGAACTCTTCGAGGCGGCCGACGAAGCCGGCGTCGCGGCGCCGGAAACCGCCCTCCTCGACGAGTGGGACGACTGGAATCGCGAAACCATCGTCAAGCCCCGGTACACGGTCGCCGCACCGGAGTACCTCGGCTCCGCGTTCGATCGGGGCGAGATCGGGTCGACGGTGTACCAGACGCCCGGGAAGCCGCCGAACGAGGCGGCCTGCATCGAGAAGCGGGGACACGTGCCGCTCGTCCAGGAGCGGGTTCCCGACTCCAGGGAGTACGGCTTCTTCGCGCTGTACGACCGCGGCGAGCCGGTCGCGACCTTCCAGCACTGTCAACGGCGCGGCTGGAAGTACTGCGGCGGGCCGAGCGCGTACCGCGAGTCGGTGTACATCCCGGAACTCGAGACGGCCGGCCGGGCGCTGCTCGACGAACTCGAGTGGCACGGGCTGGCGATGGTCGAGTTCCTTCGCGATCCCCGGACGGAGGAGTTCAAGCTGATGGAGATCAACCCGCGGTTCTGGTCGTCGCTGCCCTTTTCCGTCCAGACGGGGGCGGACTTTCCCTTCTACTACTGGCAGCTCGCGATGGGCGAGCCGATCCCGGGGAAGCCGACCTACCGGGCCGGGATCGGCGGCCACCTCATCCGGGGGGAGCTCAGCTACGTTCACAGCGTCCTGACTGAGGAGTACCCGCTCGTCGAACGGCCGCCGCTCAGGACGGCCCTGCGCGATGTCGCCAGGTCGTTCGTTCGTCAACCCCGGTTCGACTACGCGGTCACCGACGATCCGGTTCCGTTCGTCCGCGACAGCTGGAACGTCCTCCAGGACTGGATCGACGACTGGACGGCGCAGGCCGACGAGGAGCGTTCCCGTACCGACGAGTCGGGGAAGCGGCCGGAAACCGATCGCGACGCCGCCGACGCACCGGGCAGCGTGACGGCTGAGTGA
- a CDS encoding Rieske (2Fe-2S) protein: MAATQRITALEEVPAESTFLFRVADGLGDEREAILVTNGAESKSGDVSCWLNYCQHFTHIKLDKGDGAPIRGGEVICANHGAYFDADSGECTFGPCEGAYLNELEVTVDDHVVYLIDDEYEFVGTGPVDTDDADLTSTSNVEF; the protein is encoded by the coding sequence ATGGCGGCCACACAGCGGATCACGGCGCTCGAGGAGGTGCCCGCGGAGTCGACGTTTCTCTTTCGCGTCGCCGACGGACTGGGCGACGAACGGGAAGCGATTCTCGTCACGAACGGGGCGGAGTCGAAAAGCGGGGACGTCTCCTGCTGGCTAAACTACTGTCAGCACTTCACCCACATCAAACTCGATAAAGGCGACGGCGCGCCGATTCGCGGCGGCGAAGTGATCTGTGCGAACCACGGGGCGTACTTCGACGCCGACTCCGGCGAGTGTACGTTCGGCCCCTGCGAGGGGGCGTACCTGAACGAACTCGAGGTGACGGTCGACGACCACGTCGTCTACCTGATCGACGACGAGTACGAGTTCGTCGGAACGGGTCCGGTCGACACCGACGACGCGGACCTGACCTCGACCTCGAACGTCGAGTTCTGA
- a CDS encoding transcriptional regulator, translated as MREADETTRQRLADALRAEPATPSELATQFDLTTNAVLRHLAHVSRSVDGPDERFLVAPPTCRDCGFDDFDDLLNLPSRCPECKSEAVDEPTYTIE; from the coding sequence ATGCGAGAGGCCGACGAAACGACCCGACAGCGACTCGCCGACGCGCTCCGCGCGGAACCGGCGACGCCGAGCGAACTCGCGACGCAGTTCGACCTGACGACGAACGCGGTGCTCCGACACTTAGCGCACGTCTCGCGGTCGGTCGACGGCCCGGACGAGCGGTTTCTCGTCGCGCCGCCGACGTGTCGGGACTGCGGCTTCGACGACTTCGACGACCTGCTGAACCTGCCGTCGCGCTGTCCCGAGTGCAAGAGCGAGGCCGTCGACGAACCGACGTACACGATCGAGTAG
- a CDS encoding DUF892 family protein: MIESERDLFVRKLRELYHLERELEDLQTELAEAATDEELEEFYMAHSEATTDQVGRLDAIFDGVDAEPGPIEHAPLDTLRSERDDLVDDLERPVLGDLVEAELGRAIERLEITRLETLLELADRMNLPNEIVDPLQETKREAEGGLDRLQELTAEA; this comes from the coding sequence ATGATCGAATCGGAACGAGATCTGTTCGTGCGAAAGCTTCGCGAGCTGTACCACCTCGAGCGCGAACTCGAGGACCTACAGACCGAGCTGGCGGAGGCCGCGACCGACGAGGAACTCGAGGAGTTCTACATGGCCCACAGCGAGGCGACGACGGACCAGGTGGGGCGGCTCGACGCGATCTTCGACGGCGTCGACGCCGAGCCCGGACCGATCGAGCACGCGCCCCTCGACACCCTTCGCTCCGAGCGCGACGACCTCGTCGACGACCTCGAGCGGCCGGTCCTCGGCGACCTCGTCGAAGCCGAACTCGGACGAGCGATCGAGCGCCTTGAGATCACGAGACTCGAGACGCTACTGGAACTCGCGGATCGGATGAACCTGCCGAACGAGATCGTCGATCCGCTCCAGGAGACGAAGCGGGAGGCGGAAGGCGGCCTCGACCGGTTGCAGGAACTGACAGCGGAAGCGTAG
- a CDS encoding diphthine--ammonia ligase — protein sequence MSDADGAWISLFSGGKDSAWALYQALERGLNVERLVTVHPTGDSYMYHVPATELAELAAESVGIPLVDVEPADFEADSAADSSVQGDDELEPLEAALTDLDAALPGGIAGVTAGAVESEYQTSRIERMCDRLGCDLFAPLWREDPRELADAMLEAGFEITIVQVAARGLDESWLGRTVDAEALAELEALNEAYGVHILGEGGEFETLVVDGPHMDRRIDLEYETEWDGTRGTIRIERAELS from the coding sequence ATGAGCGACGCAGACGGAGCGTGGATCAGCCTGTTCTCCGGCGGCAAGGACTCCGCGTGGGCGCTGTACCAGGCGCTCGAGCGCGGACTGAACGTCGAGCGACTCGTCACCGTCCACCCGACGGGCGACTCGTACATGTACCACGTTCCGGCGACCGAACTCGCCGAACTGGCGGCCGAGAGCGTCGGGATTCCGCTGGTCGACGTCGAACCCGCCGATTTCGAGGCCGACTCCGCCGCGGACTCGAGCGTTCAGGGCGACGACGAACTCGAGCCGCTCGAGGCCGCCCTGACGGACCTCGACGCGGCCCTGCCCGGCGGCATCGCGGGCGTCACCGCGGGAGCCGTCGAGAGCGAGTACCAGACGAGTCGGATCGAAAGGATGTGCGACCGCCTCGGCTGCGACCTGTTCGCGCCGCTGTGGCGGGAGGACCCCCGCGAACTCGCCGACGCGATGCTCGAGGCCGGCTTCGAGATCACGATCGTCCAGGTCGCAGCCCGCGGCCTCGACGAGTCCTGGCTGGGCCGGACCGTCGACGCGGAGGCGCTCGCGGAACTCGAGGCCCTCAACGAGGCGTACGGCGTCCACATCCTCGGAGAAGGCGGCGAGTTCGAGACGCTGGTCGTCGACGGGCCGCACATGGATCGGCGGATCGACCTCGAGTACGAAACCGAGTGGGACGGAACCCGCGGAACGATTCGTATCGAACGCGCTGAACTATCCTGA
- a CDS encoding DUF373 family protein, whose amino-acid sequence MTTLVVCLDRTDDVGRKTGLRSPIVGWEAIRALVTDVGLADPEDSGVNSLLETLRVAQSLRDENEDVVVAVVSGDRESMVSADRSVARQIDDLMATHDPDSAVVVIDSAEDERLVPIVESRVQVDSVDRVVVRQARDIESTYYLLKQFLADEELRQTVLVPIGLTLLVFPVLATVVGPAEGAAAITTVIGLFLLYKGFNIDEIMTGFAHQVRESLYSGQVSVVTYVVAAGLTLVGLFAGALGVSSLEDPSGIVLPAVQFAFDSVPWLAAAALTASAGRLLDEVIREEPIRSSYLNLPFIVVAVGLVIRGFSAYFLEQQRLIDSVRVPAIEQGVLSIDTFAITAGERLALYVVGAIVVSLVGAWIASAFSGTNGEASDETALVEAGPESELTDGGPQSALRTRAELESDTESEPPESDAEQPADPAPDDDDDSDLDPSR is encoded by the coding sequence GTGACAACGCTGGTCGTCTGTCTCGACCGGACCGACGACGTCGGACGAAAGACCGGACTTCGGTCGCCCATCGTCGGCTGGGAGGCAATCCGTGCGCTCGTGACGGACGTCGGCCTCGCGGATCCCGAGGATTCGGGGGTCAACTCCCTGCTCGAGACCCTGCGCGTCGCCCAGAGCCTTCGCGACGAGAACGAGGACGTCGTCGTCGCGGTCGTCTCGGGGGACCGGGAGTCGATGGTCTCGGCCGACCGGTCCGTCGCACGACAGATAGACGACCTCATGGCGACCCACGACCCCGATTCGGCCGTCGTCGTCATCGACAGCGCCGAGGACGAGCGACTGGTGCCGATCGTCGAGAGTCGCGTCCAGGTCGACTCCGTCGACCGCGTGGTCGTCCGCCAGGCCCGCGACATCGAGTCGACGTACTACCTGCTCAAGCAGTTCCTCGCCGACGAGGAACTCCGCCAGACGGTTCTCGTCCCGATCGGGCTGACGCTGCTGGTGTTCCCGGTGCTCGCGACCGTGGTCGGCCCCGCTGAGGGCGCGGCTGCGATTACGACCGTGATCGGCCTCTTCCTGCTCTACAAGGGGTTCAACATCGACGAGATCATGACCGGGTTCGCACACCAGGTCCGCGAGTCGCTGTACTCCGGGCAGGTGTCGGTCGTCACCTACGTCGTCGCGGCCGGACTGACGCTCGTCGGGCTCTTCGCCGGCGCGCTCGGCGTCTCGAGCCTCGAGGATCCGTCGGGGATCGTACTCCCCGCGGTGCAGTTCGCCTTCGACAGCGTCCCCTGGCTCGCCGCCGCCGCGCTCACGGCGAGCGCCGGCCGACTGCTCGACGAGGTCATCCGCGAGGAGCCGATCCGGAGCTCCTACCTCAACCTGCCCTTCATCGTCGTCGCCGTCGGGCTGGTGATCCGCGGGTTCTCGGCGTACTTCCTCGAGCAACAGCGTCTCATCGACTCGGTCCGGGTGCCCGCGATCGAGCAGGGGGTTCTCTCGATCGACACGTTCGCCATCACGGCCGGCGAACGGCTGGCGCTATACGTCGTCGGCGCGATCGTCGTCAGTCTCGTCGGCGCCTGGATCGCCTCCGCGTTCAGCGGAACGAACGGCGAGGCGAGCGACGAGACGGCCCTCGTCGAGGCCGGCCCGGAGTCGGAGCTCACCGACGGCGGGCCGCAGTCCGCGCTCCGTACGAGGGCCGAACTCGAGTCCGATACCGAATCGGAGCCGCCCGAGTCCGACGCCGAACAGCCGGCGGATCCGGCTCCCGACGATGACGACGACTCGGATCTCGATCCGTCCCGCTGA